From the genome of Streptomyces sp. V2I9:
TGGCCTACCGGCCTTCGAAGAAGATGAAGAAGACCCTTCTGGGCGGCGGCGCGGTGGTGCTGCTCGCCGGACTGAACGCGCCCGCCGCGCTGTCCTTCGCCGAGGACCGGTACCACGCGTACAAGATCGACCAGCCCGCCTACAAGGCCGAGTACGGGTCCTGGGAGCGCGTGAACATTCCGAAGGAGTACCGCACCAACGCCATCCACGCGGCGCTCCTGCACACCGGCAAGGTCCTGATCGTCGCGGGCTCCGGCAACGACCAGAAGCACTTCGACGAGGGCACCTTCGACACCGTGCTGTGGGACCCGGCCGAGAACACCTTCCAGAAGATCCCCACCCCGGAGGACTTCTTCTGCGGCGGCCACGCCCAGCTCCCCGACGGCCGCCTCCTGATCGCGGGCGGCACCGCCCGTTACGAGGTGCTCGACGACAAGGTGAAGCGGGCCGGCGGCGGCATGCGGGTCAAGAACGAGAACCCGGACAAGCCCCTGAAGCTGAAGAAGGGCACGGTCTTCCGCTCGCCCTCCGGCGCCGAGTACGTCGCCAAGTTCGACGTCACCGTCCCCAGGGCCAAGCGCGAGTTCGAGGTCGACTACTTCGAGAGCGGCCAGATGAAGCCGTGGAAGACCAAGGTGACCGCCGCCGAGCAGCGGGTCTTCGTCGAGGCGGTGGACGACGGCCCGGACGCGGTGGCGACCGACGCCGCCCAGTACGAGATCGTCGGGCTGAAGGGCAAGGAAGCCGACAACGCCTACGGGCTGGCCGAGAAGATCACCATGGACAAGCAGGACTTCCAGGGGATCCGGGCCGCCTACGAGTTCGACCCGACGGCCGAGAAGTACATCCCGGTCGACCCCATGAAGGAGGCCCGCTGGTACCCGACGCTCGTCGGCCTGGAGGACGGCCGGGTGCTCTCCGTCTCCGGTCTCGACGACGTCGGCGCGATCCTGCCGGGCGACAACGAGATCTACGACCCGAAGACCAAGAAGTGGTCCAAGGGCCCCTTCCACTACTTCCCGACCTACCCGGCGCTGTTCCTCAC
Proteins encoded in this window:
- a CDS encoding galactose oxidase-like domain-containing protein, coding for MAYRPSKKMKKTLLGGGAVVLLAGLNAPAALSFAEDRYHAYKIDQPAYKAEYGSWERVNIPKEYRTNAIHAALLHTGKVLIVAGSGNDQKHFDEGTFDTVLWDPAENTFQKIPTPEDFFCGGHAQLPDGRLLIAGGTARYEVLDDKVKRAGGGMRVKNENPDKPLKLKKGTVFRSPSGAEYVAKFDVTVPRAKREFEVDYFESGQMKPWKTKVTAAEQRVFVEAVDDGPDAVATDAAQYEIVGLKGKEADNAYGLAEKITMDKQDFQGIRAAYEFDPTAEKYIPVDPMKEARWYPTLVGLEDGRVLSVSGLDDVGAILPGDNEIYDPKTKKWSKGPFHYFPTYPALFLTKGGKLFYPGANAGYGPADKGREPGIWDIEKNTFAKVPGLTDTDQLETAASLLLPPVQDQKVMVLGGGGVGESKKSTARTAVIDLKKKNPAFEAGPDLPQGTRYLNSVIMPDDTVFTSGGSEDYRGRGASNILKAQSYDPKTNTFEEAAAPTVGRNYHSEALLLPDGRVATFGSDSLYGDKDNTKLGKFEQRMEVYTPPALHRGKDKRPVIGNGPEDAERGTTVTYESADADRIATARLMRPSAVTHTTDVEQRSIELGLEKGKGKVSVTVPDDPTLVPPGWYMLFVTDADGIPSEAKWVKVA